The following proteins are co-located in the Tachysurus vachellii isolate PV-2020 chromosome 19, HZAU_Pvac_v1, whole genome shotgun sequence genome:
- the osbpl2b gene encoding oxysterol-binding protein-related protein 2b, whose product MNNEDEFYDAVTGLDSDESCEGTSEASFKDAVVDAGAEKHNVPVQENGIKKRRTTLPAPMFSRNNFSIWSILKKCIGLELSKITMPIVFNEPLSFLQRISEYMEHTYLISKACAESDSTERMQAVAAFAVSAVASQWDRTGKPFNPLLGETYELLREDQGFRLISEQVSHHPPISAFHAEGLAGDFLFHGSIYPKLKFWGKSVEAEPKGTITLELLKHKEAYTWTNPFCCVHNVIVGKLWIEQYGTVEILNHSTGDKCVLNFKPCGMFGKELHRVEGYIQDKSKRKRCVIYGKWTECIWSVDPQAYDSHRRNDKKGATDTKKQKSEEADVAENDEADDMPEIQETVAVIPGSTLLWRVCPRPSHSAEMYNFTNFAITLNELESGMESILPQTDCRLRPDIRAMENGDMDEASREKERLEEKQRAARKERAKENEEWCTRWFELGTNPHTGSQDWLYTGGYFDRNYTDCPDIY is encoded by the exons GCTTGGATTCAGACGAGTCATGTGAGGGCACTTCAGAAGCCAGCTTTAAAGATGCCGTAGTGGATGCTGGTGCGGAGAAACACAATGTCCCTGTACAAGAGAATGGAATCAAGAAACGCAG GACAACCCTTCCTGCCCCCATGTTCTCCAGAAATAACTTCAGCATATGGAGCATCCTGAAGAAATGTATAGGACTG GAGCTGTCTAAGATCACCATGCCCATTGTGTTTAATGAGCCACTAAGCTTTCTGCAGAGAATCAGTGAGTACATGGAGCACACGTACCTCATCTCCAAAGCCTGTGCAGAGTCTGACTCCACTGAGAGAATGCAG GCTGTAGCTGCCTTTGCTGTGTCCGCTGTGGCCTCTCAGTGGGACAGGACCGGAAAGCCGTTTAACCCTCTATTAGGGGAAACCTATGAACTTTTACG AGAGGATCAGGGCTTCAGGTTGATCTCTGAACAGGTTAGTCATCACCCACCAATCAGTGCATTCCATGCTGAGGGCCTAGCAGGCGACTTCCTGTTCCATGGTTCTATATACCCAAAGCTCAAGTTCTGGGGCAAGAGTGTGGAAGCAGAACCAAAAGGAACCATCACGTTAGAGCTCCTCAA ACACAAAGAGGCATACACATGGACAAACCCTTTTTGCTGTGTACACAATGTCATTGTGGGCAAACTGTGGATTGAGCAATACGGCACTGTAGAAATACTGAATCACAG TACTGGAGATAAGTGTGTGCTGAACTTCAAACCCTGTGGGATGTTTGGTAAAGAGCTGCACAGAGTGGAGGGATACATCCAGGATAAAAG TAAGAGGAAGCGCTGTGTGATCTATGGGAAATGGACAGAATGCATATGGAGCGTAGACCCACAGGCATACGATTCTCATCGCAGGAACGATAAAAAAGGAGCAACAGACACCAAGAAACAGAAATCG GAAGAAGCAGATGTTGCAGAAAATGATGAAGCAGATGACATGCCGGAGATACAGGAGACTGTAGCTGTGATCCCTGGTAGCACTCTACTCTGGAGAGTGTGTCCTAGACCATCTCACTCAGcagag ATGTATAACTTTACTAACTTTGCTATCACACTGAATGAATTGGAGTCAGGAATGGAGAGCATTTTACCCCAGACAGACTGCCGGCTACGACCTGATATACGAGCCATGGAGAATGGAGACATGG atgaagcCAGCAGGGAGAAGGAGAGGCTGGAGGAGAAGCAGAGAGCAGCTCGTAAAGAAAGGGCAAAGGAAAATGAGGAATGGTGTACTAG